DNA sequence from the Vicia villosa cultivar HV-30 ecotype Madison, WI linkage group LG3, Vvil1.0, whole genome shotgun sequence genome:
aagttggtctcaacacttgaagggaagaaggactgtcttccaagttctggtacttaaatctgttgaagaaactatgttcgtaggagatcagaaaagaaagtttattagtcttggaaccatctgttttgtttgtctctaaagcattgatgtttcgttcttgattattctgaatgatcTGAATGCTACAGAAtagacaatattgaaacattgattgtggatgaatcaataaatatctggtttgatgataaacttgtttctgatgaaacaaagcagcttaagaatttctgcagatacaactTTGacgtatcagaagctgcagaacaaagaagtgaacctccagaagctgtgtatatcagaagtaatggatcagaagatcattcagatttatatcagcacacttcagaaggagtgtttccagaagagaaagttgatcagatcagaagcagtgatctgaaTCTGAAGGTGTAAAGTCTATTCTAAAATTTACAgttgtcatccattatctgatgatgaacacgtgtctctacggtcagtacgaagcgtgcagttgaaaagacgcagacctaggtaactgttttaaatcatttcttttaccacgatctctctcctcacgtcactcgtcatttaatgaaaatgatttcttttgattctgaaacttttcactttgtttatttattctttttcattttctattttatattcgtctccttatattcttttcaaatcatatcatacatctttttcgctcccttgtctctctttcctcttgcattctctcgtttgaaaagctcttagccgttttctaaaaccctaatcgaaaacccagttcgcttctcgtgttcgtttttgttcattctgcatccatggctgccttctcatcccaaaatgctaagtcatctgttcctcatcatctccaagaagaaactttgcaactcacccctgttgttgcatgctccattcctaaagatgaattggaagttctgtgtgaactcatggttgactttgacaacattgaagaaaaccaatttcaccttaaagaagacatcatctttcaaggatggacctcgttgtttgctgagttcgttggtccagtttatccggatcttgtcaaggagttctgggcacatgctgtggttgctccaaaatctatactttctttcgtccatggaaagtttgttgttattactgaaaacatcctaagaatgatgtttgatctgaaaaaccctgaaggggtttttgagtttgatcaaagggaagatttgggagatgttctatccactctctatccaaatgtcaagaaaacaaaacacgtcaaggatttgagagatgtctacagaatctggacaaagatccttcttgggtgtttctaccataggaaagcaacacatgcctcggatttcatcagtaatgatcaaaggtatattctttattgcattgccactcagaagaaggttgatgcgatttacattatcttcaaccatatgtggaaagcagtaaaggattccagaaacgctttcagaaaagaaaatggtggaacaatcattccttttggtagaattattacaaaccttgtggtgcattccaagattgttgagagtctggagtctgaaggtattatcaaaaaccttgctgtcacctctggagcctgtctgaatgctttttctttaaagaagatgaaaataattgacactatcctcaaagttcctcaacctctagctggaacaagaatcagaagaaaaccagtactagctgactttgaaaccttcttcaatagtgaggtacctgaagtcagaactaagtatctgaagtcacaaaaagaggataagagtcttaaagatcaagacaaaggtgctcctattaaagtgaatcgtaagaaggaagaaaggaccaaaagaaagtttgatcatcctgctgctaccaccaagaaagaagtggtcccagaagaagtcattacaaaggttgttaaggctgtctctgctgattttgagaagaaaaagaaggaagctgagaaaaagaagaagaagtcaaataacaatgctgagattgttgaagttgttgagaagaagaaaatcagaaaaagaaagatgattcttcaagaatctgatgaagaaaatgtctctcaagaggctgagaatcaaccagaagttctggcatatgtcagaaggaaagaaatcgctagcggcaaaacaaatattattgaagagccgaagagtaagaagcagaagaagactgaggatgtggccaaagcttttctgagaggttccaaaggtatatgcatttctgaacctgattctgttcctgctgtttgttcagaagctgcaccaatagaggttgtccctacacctgaaccagaaaaagccacatcagaatcacctgtctttgtccatgttattacacctccatcttctcctataaccattccttcctctccacctaccataaatcctgttctggatataccaccccttcaaactctctttccatctcaaccttctctcaatgccacccttgaacatactccctccacctctcaaaacaatctttgtgattctcctcttccaacctctgcatcacatgagcagctgctccgtgattgcaactacactcccaagcctcgtcctgaagctgaagtggtagtgttagattctgatactgaagcagaatcttcttataggttggatagagaacctcatccgtacttcacttccaaccctgccttttcaaaaacccaaataaaattccgccctgtatatcctattggtgtagtttttgaaaacataaagaggaatctcagaagtacctttgatactcttaGAATTGCTGaaaattctggattgaatgatgttgctatgcggaacttctggaggatttttcgcagagaatcagatgctctgtttttagaacttcaggaagcctgtgtagctgctgccccacggcctcgtggaattctgaggaattatgaagacttctggtttgctagtctcaaaggaagacatctgttggaagagaagcccttcttggatgagatggaacaattaagattggctgctgaaatggaagcaaatccatgcagggatattgttatctttgttcctgattatcctgttctgctcggagatttcaagactctctttgactttctgagggaaaacccatctaaggaagacccaagcttggtcattccagaagttgttgacccaccagaagttgaaggtccttctgctcccaggaatctagctgccatttttcaggcacttgagaatggagactcggaaattcctgctgcagaatatggagatgcttctatgcaagaagcagatgctgaagatcatgttgctaaaactgttcctgttgaggaaatccctgcaaatgatctatctatggaagctgcagatcaacatgtcatccctgtggatagaagctgtgaagtttcttctgatgaatcttctcgtcttgcaaggactctggaagaaattcagaagagacaggatgagcaaagctcactcaatgataagtataacgctttcatggtgaggcaagaaggacacaacaatgaggttaaagagatgctggccaagatcttgtcaaggctagggccatcttagattgagtctgtgttgtttccttcttttcgttgcatctgtctttgtgcatctgatctttcttatcttcatgtacttctgtacctgctgtttgaacttcaatgaaatcatcttcttcctccgtgtgtttcgttttgtttgtctctgaatcttttttgcttttttgatgatatgacaaaaagggggagaaatatgtgataaatgatttgatttaatcagttgcttttacttacaagaactgcaagttctatatggtttaagtgttttgcaggtataaagaagtgaaaagaatcttcaaagcaaacaccagaagccaaaccataagaagtgttattctgtaaaaagaataaactcatggaaactgaagcaagctgagtgctgtcaagcttcagaaatcagaagcactgataatagaatttgatccatatttatctatctgctctgacaaaattctatttgctctgatacattatttcagcctatatggctctgatacatatcatgtgttctaaatatacattttatgttctgactcgttcatgctgacttttgtcgtttagtttttgttctgtaacatttcaggatgtagagatgctctgatgatgctctggtacattcaacaatgttctgatacaaatctagcatgaagtgatgttggtagaaattcaaagctctgaagctatccgagggaagcagaaatcagaagctgtgaatgttctaaagatccagaaaactcaagttctgaagctgtcctaaatggaagcagaaatcagaagctgtgaatgttcaaaagattaaagaaattcaagttctgaagctgtcctagatggaagcagaagtcggaagctgtgaatgttcagaagatcaaagaaattcaagttctgaagctgtcctagatggaagcaggaatcagaagctgtgagtgttctagggatctaaagaaattctagttctgaagctgtccaatggaagcagaagtcagaagctatgaattctctaaagacagaagcttatatgatcgtctctaccgaaataatcagggaagtcttttattaaagttcttcgagtatttatttcagggggagattatttatctcagggggagattgttaatctcagggggagacatattcatatgcttatgctatagctgtgtaatttgttttttgccgtctgttctttctgatcgcaaattcatatcatttatatatgtttttgtcatcatcaaaaagggggagattgttagaacaagatttgttctgatcaattatcttagttttgatgataacaataatatgaattttgcttaagataatatggtactctaatccaatgcaatttccttttcaggaaatatataaagagtacgcataattcagcgctcagaagctttgtctcaaagggttcagcatgcaacatcagaacatggtctggcaagacatcagaagatggtcgaagcagaatcagaacatgggtctatggaagcatcagaagaacaagagaacagaagcactgaagttctgatggtatcacgctcagaagcacttcaaggtcagaagatcagaagatgctttgcaccaagctgtttgactctgatgatattcaaacgttgtattcacaaacatcagatcagaaggaagtacaagtggcaagctacgctgactgacaaaaggaacgttaaaagctattaaaggctacgtcagtagacacagcgtgaacaaggctcgaggtagttgacaaaagcgtataacattaaatgcgatgctgtacggaacacgcaaagcattaaatgcactcaacggtcatcttctccaatgcctataaatatgaagttctgatgagaagcaaggttaacaattctgacgATTTGcaaaacaattaacttgctgaaaagctgttcaaattcaaagctcagaaacttcatcttcatcaaagctcactacattgctgttgtaatatattagtgagattaagcttaaacgttaagagaaatatcacagtttgtgattatagcttttaagaagcaattgtaatactcttagaattgattacattaagttgtaaggaactagagtgatcgtgtggatcagaatactctaggaagtcttagaggttatctaagcaggttgtaactagagtgatcgtgtggatcagtatactctagaaaagtcttagagggtatctaagcagttgttcctggagtgatcagtgtgtgatcagaagactctggaagacttagttgctgactaagtggagaaccattgtaatccgtgcgattagtggattaaatcctcagttgaggtaaatcatctctgcgggggtggactggagtagtttagttaacaacgaaccaggataaaaataactgtgcaatttatttttatctgtcaagtttttaaagctacacttattcaaaccccccctttctaagtgtttttctatccttcaaaatggGGATGGACACTCCTGCTAGTGGTTCTGTCACTACTACTTATGTTTGTTCAAGATGCCCCCTAACTATCTTTGGTAAACGTTTTGGGATGGATTTGGCGTGTTTACCCCTACACCAAATTGATGTTATCCTAGGAATGAGCTGGTGGGAATTTAACTATGTTCATATCACTTGTTATACCAAAATTGTGATGTTTCCTAACTTTAGTGGTGACGGAGGGCCGATGTTTTTGTCGGCTAAACAAGTGAGAGAGCTACTCGAGGATGAAGCGGCGATACTTGCTATGTTTGCGTCACTACAAGTCGATGGCGAAGCTACAAGTGTTGATTTTCTTGTTGTTTATGAATTTCCAAATGTGTTTCCTAGTGACATCAGTGATTTACATCTGGAACGTGAGATAGATTTTACCATTGAACTAGTTCTAGGTACGAGTCCGATGCCGATGGCTCCTTATAGGATGTCAGCTTCAGAATTACGTgaattgaagaaacaattggaataGTTATTTGGGAAGAAGTTTGTTCGACCTAGTGTCTCTCCATGGGGTGCTCCTGTGTTGTTAGTCAAGAAGAAAGGCAATAATATGAGGTTGTGTATAGATTATCGACAGTTGAACAAAGTGactattaagaataagtatccgctaCCAAGAATTGACGACTTGATGAATCGATTAGTGGGTGATAATGTGTTCAGTAAGATTGACTTGAGGCCGGGTTTAAATCTGATTCGTGTTAAGTCAGATGATATCCCGAAGACAGCCTTTAGAACTAGGTACGATCATTATGAGTATACTGTGATTCCGTTTGGTGTGTCTAATGCGTcgggtgttttcatggagtatatgaacataATATTTCATGAGTACCCAAACGAGTTTCTAGTGgtcttcattgatgatattttgatatattaTAAATCCGAAGAAGATCATACAAAGCACTTGAGGATTTTGTTATAGGTGTTAAGAGAGAAGAAGCTTTACGCTAAACTATTCAAGTGTGAGTTTTGTctgaaggaagtaagttttcttggccatatAATTTCTAGTGGTGGTATTGTGGTGGGTCCTTCCAAGGTTGATGTCATATTACAGTGGGAGACTCCGAAGTCTGCGACCGAGATTATAAGTTTTCTTTGTTTAGCAGTTTATTACCATAGATTTATCTAATGTTTTTCTAAATTAGCACTACCTTTGACTCAATTGACTTGCAAAGTTCAAGCTTATGTGTGGGACGTCGCGTGTGAAGAAAGTTTTATAGAACTGaagaagaaattgacaacttctccAGTAATGATTTTGCCTAATCTAGGTGAGTCTTTTGTAGTATATCGTAATGCATCTAAGATGGGCCTTCGTGGAGTTTTGATGCAGAATGGACAAGTGG
Encoded proteins:
- the LOC131659607 gene encoding uncharacterized protein LOC131659607 codes for the protein MGMDTPASGSVTTTYVCSRCPLTIFGKRFGMDLACLPLHQIDVILGMSWWEFNYVHITCYTKIVMFPNFSGDGGPMFLSAKQVRELLEDEAAILAMFASLQVDGEATSVDFLVVYEFPNVFPSDISDLHLEREIDFTIELVLGTSPMPMAPYRMSASELRELKKQLE